From one Geoalkalibacter halelectricus genomic stretch:
- a CDS encoding HD domain-containing phosphohydrolase: MSDAPEQIQPEIPLNILFVDDEPNILTALRRLLMDEDFGVLTAASGYEGLEVLKTSTEVGVIVSDQRMPGMTGVEFLEQARGVAPQALRILLTGYADMEATIAAINRGGAYRYLTKPWDDQALLMTLREAATQYRLRRENERLNQIVSRQNEELRQWNGRLKSRVLEQTAEIRKKNEELRAKNARLRANYRDTIGALSGLLEMRAAHMRNHARNVCALSLGVAAAMDLPEEQREELQVAALLHDIGEIGTPDGLLRRRAEDLMGEELHTYLQHTVRGQMAIDAIADLRGAGVLIRHHHEHYDGSGYPDGLAGTAIPLGARIIALADFVDRHLPRGTERAADLVLTLLQPHLGTRFDTSLYPYFDQVVRAHYGPPVEAADMEPRLLRPGELRCGMVLNDDLVSSTGLLLLSRNAVLDEAAIAAIHRYHELDPFRRGIGVLVKKR, translated from the coding sequence ATGAGTGACGCGCCGGAGCAGATCCAACCCGAGATCCCGCTGAACATCTTGTTCGTCGACGACGAGCCCAACATCCTGACCGCCTTGCGGCGCCTGCTCATGGACGAGGACTTCGGCGTGCTCACCGCCGCTTCCGGCTACGAGGGCCTGGAGGTGCTCAAGACTTCCACCGAGGTCGGGGTGATCGTCTCCGATCAGCGCATGCCGGGCATGACCGGCGTTGAATTTCTCGAACAGGCCCGCGGGGTGGCGCCGCAGGCCCTGCGCATCCTGCTCACCGGCTACGCCGACATGGAGGCGACGATTGCCGCCATCAACCGCGGCGGCGCCTATCGCTACCTGACCAAGCCCTGGGACGATCAGGCGCTGCTCATGACGCTGCGCGAGGCGGCCACGCAATACCGCCTGCGCCGCGAGAACGAACGCCTCAACCAGATCGTCAGCCGCCAGAACGAGGAACTGCGCCAGTGGAATGGCCGGCTCAAGAGCCGCGTGTTGGAGCAGACGGCGGAGATCCGCAAGAAAAACGAAGAGCTGCGCGCCAAGAACGCGCGTCTCAGGGCGAACTACCGCGACACCATCGGTGCGCTCTCCGGGCTGCTGGAAATGCGCGCCGCGCACATGCGCAATCACGCGCGCAATGTCTGCGCCCTGTCCCTGGGCGTGGCGGCGGCCATGGATCTGCCCGAGGAGCAGCGCGAGGAGTTGCAGGTGGCGGCGCTGCTGCACGACATCGGCGAGATCGGCACCCCCGATGGGTTGCTGCGCCGCCGCGCCGAGGATCTCATGGGCGAGGAACTGCATACCTATCTGCAGCACACGGTGCGCGGGCAGATGGCCATCGACGCCATCGCCGACCTGCGCGGCGCGGGCGTGCTCATTCGCCACCATCACGAGCATTATGACGGCAGCGGCTACCCCGACGGGCTGGCCGGCACGGCGATCCCCCTGGGCGCGCGCATCATCGCCCTGGCCGATTTCGTCGACCGCCATCTGCCGCGCGGCACCGAGCGCGCCGCCGATCTGGTGCTGACGCTGTTGCAGCCGCACCTGGGCACGCGCTTCGACACCAGTCTCTATCCTTATTTTGACCAGGTGGTGCGCGCCCATTACGGCCCCCCGGTCGAGGCCGCCGATATGGAGCCGCGTTTGCTGCGTCCCGGCGAGCTGCGGTGCGGCATGGTGCTCAACGACGATCTGGTCAGCAGCACCGGCCTTCTTCTACTCAGTCGCAATGCGGTGCTGGACGAGGCCGCCATCGCCGCCATTCACCGTTACCATGAACTTGACCCGTTTCGCCGGGGCATCGGCGTGCTGGTCAAAAAGAGGTGA
- a CDS encoding response regulator, translating to MKNAVLVVDDEPSVIRAIARALQDEEVEVVGANSAEEAEALLEHQAFKVVISDQCMPGMEGSEFLARVSLRHPEIVRIMLTGHATLTGIMEAVNRGEIYRFFTKPWSDLELRFALRSAFEKYDLETRVRRLMAVARCQTLRLRQLEREHPGITRIQRHAGAHDLPLLDEEEIAVLLRDLGVEV from the coding sequence ATGAAGAATGCCGTTCTGGTGGTGGACGACGAACCCAGTGTCATTCGCGCCATCGCGCGCGCCTTGCAGGATGAAGAGGTGGAGGTCGTCGGCGCCAACAGCGCCGAGGAGGCCGAGGCCTTACTGGAGCACCAGGCGTTCAAGGTCGTGATCTCCGACCAGTGCATGCCGGGCATGGAAGGCAGCGAGTTTCTCGCCCGCGTGAGTTTGCGTCACCCCGAGATCGTGCGCATCATGCTCACCGGACATGCCACCCTCACCGGGATCATGGAGGCGGTCAATCGTGGCGAGATCTATCGCTTTTTCACCAAGCCCTGGTCGGATTTGGAGCTGCGTTTCGCCTTGCGGTCGGCGTTTGAAAAATATGATCTCGAAACCCGCGTGCGGCGCCTGATGGCGGTGGCGCGCTGCCAGACCCTGCGCTTGCGGCAACTGGAACGCGAGCATCCGGGCATCACCCGCATCCAGCGGCATGCCGGGGCCCACGACCTGCCGCTTCTTGACGAGGAAGAAATCGCTGTGCTGCTGCGCGACCTCGGGGTTGAAGTCTGA
- a CDS encoding HD-GYP domain-containing protein, which yields MDIEALKQFVQTLAGAAQSTRLYPLGHPLINRQLEICIRHLAPLFTEKNTLRLGLAEGVLFCEDYVFSESNPALAEMTRLLQNLDLEGMEVRAGVTAGELAAFFALAGEGGWQAHGLERTLAEQNVRHIIPLIKEDDPRKVFSRALAVAEQICQDVALSRVPSSDAAAVVVRDMVRSTLSNRHALTALTLIKDYDNYTFQHSVNVAVIAIAVGRACGLPEDQLQILGLGGLLHDLGKLKVDIGIINKPGRLTPEEFEAIKLHPMAGASIVEKMKDIPEQVVDIVRGHHLHYNRQGYPDDLAGRPLSPLVDMAAIADAFDAMTTLRAYRRPVSPRQAGHSMRESAGSLLHPDFLEKFLRFLGPFPVGTAVRLRGGEIALVVAVASEQRQDLRLKVLFDSTGAHLESPYFLDLPEEHLDRIIGEVDPFLVDIDLGQHL from the coding sequence ATGGATATTGAAGCCCTCAAACAGTTTGTCCAGACCTTGGCCGGAGCGGCGCAAAGCACCCGCCTCTATCCCTTGGGGCATCCCCTGATCAACCGCCAATTGGAGATCTGCATCCGCCATCTCGCACCGCTCTTCACGGAAAAAAACACCCTGCGGCTGGGCCTGGCCGAGGGTGTTTTGTTTTGCGAGGACTATGTGTTCAGCGAGTCCAATCCGGCCCTGGCCGAGATGACCCGCCTGCTGCAGAACCTGGATCTCGAGGGGATGGAGGTGCGTGCCGGGGTCACGGCCGGGGAATTGGCCGCCTTTTTTGCCCTGGCCGGCGAGGGCGGCTGGCAGGCGCACGGGCTGGAGCGCACGCTTGCGGAACAAAACGTTCGCCACATCATTCCCTTGATCAAGGAAGACGATCCGCGCAAGGTTTTCAGTCGCGCCCTGGCCGTGGCCGAGCAGATCTGCCAGGATGTGGCTCTCAGCCGCGTTCCGTCCAGCGATGCTGCCGCCGTGGTGGTTCGCGACATGGTTCGCTCAACGCTCAGCAACCGGCACGCGCTCACCGCCCTGACCCTGATCAAGGATTACGACAACTACACCTTCCAGCATTCGGTCAACGTGGCGGTCATCGCCATCGCCGTCGGACGCGCCTGCGGCCTGCCCGAGGATCAGTTGCAGATTCTCGGCCTCGGCGGCCTGCTGCACGATCTCGGCAAACTCAAAGTGGATATCGGCATCATCAACAAGCCTGGACGCCTGACGCCCGAGGAATTCGAGGCGATCAAGCTGCATCCCATGGCAGGTGCGTCCATCGTCGAAAAGATGAAGGACATACCCGAGCAAGTCGTCGACATCGTGCGCGGCCATCACCTGCACTACAATCGCCAGGGCTACCCGGATGATCTCGCCGGACGCCCCCTCTCTCCCCTGGTGGACATGGCCGCCATCGCCGACGCCTTTGACGCCATGACCACCCTGCGCGCCTACCGGCGCCCGGTCAGCCCCCGCCAGGCCGGCCACTCCATGCGCGAGTCCGCCGGAAGCTTGCTGCACCCCGATTTTCTGGAAAAATTTCTACGCTTTCTCGGCCCCTTTCCGGTCGGCACCGCGGTGCGCCTGCGCGGCGGGGAAATCGCCCTGGTGGTCGCGGTCGCCAGCGAACAGCGCCAGGATTTGCGCCTCAAGGTTCTCTTCGACAGCACGGGCGCGCATCTCGAGTCCCCCTATTTCCTGGATCTCCCCGAGGAGCATCTCGACCGCATCATCGGTGAAGTCGACCCCTTCCTCGTCGATATCGACCTGGGTCAACATCTCTGA
- a CDS encoding HEAT repeat domain-containing protein, translating to MLERRRQALLTALEDVDPQVRAAAAAALETLEPQLHLAHLLDGLAAADRGHRIHCLFALEKVRAPGVLEALLKLLEDPDADVRAATVQVLGARAEARALPELVKRLRDGEPSVRMYAAEALGAYRDARLVPYLAAVLKDEDSGVVEGATRSLGRIGAGDAEKYLLALLRDQRAAVRAAAAQALASLEIQRC from the coding sequence ATGCTGGAGCGTCGACGCCAGGCTCTGTTAACAGCTTTGGAGGATGTCGATCCTCAGGTGCGCGCGGCCGCGGCCGCCGCTTTGGAAACCCTTGAGCCGCAACTGCACCTCGCCCACCTGCTCGATGGGCTGGCGGCCGCGGATCGTGGCCACCGCATTCACTGCCTGTTCGCGCTCGAGAAGGTGCGCGCCCCCGGGGTTCTCGAGGCTTTGCTCAAATTGCTTGAAGACCCGGACGCGGATGTGCGCGCCGCGACGGTCCAGGTGCTGGGCGCGCGTGCCGAGGCCCGCGCCCTGCCCGAACTGGTCAAGCGCCTGCGCGATGGCGAACCCTCGGTACGCATGTATGCCGCCGAGGCCCTCGGCGCTTACCGCGATGCGCGGCTGGTGCCCTATCTGGCGGCGGTGCTCAAGGATGAGGACAGCGGTGTGGTCGAAGGGGCGACGCGCTCCTTGGGGCGCATCGGAGCGGGAGATGCGGAAAAATATCTGCTGGCGCTGCTGCGTGATCAGCGTGCCGCGGTGCGCGCCGCCGCCGCCCAGGCCTTGGCGAGCCTGGAAATTCAGAGATGTTGA
- a CDS encoding HD-GYP domain-containing protein: MAETVLFVDDEPNVRAAMQRLFAESDLNVALAADGREALSLICAQPVAVVVADYRMPGMSGTELLERVRDLSPETVRVMLTGYAELQTALDAINLGEVFRFVLKPWENEHLRAVVEEALARYRLVLALRDADESTLLSLAQMIELKDAYTRGHCERVAAYALRIAAALNFDAQRTAHIRRGSWLHDCGKVGVPESILNFQGPLNSYDFNVVRNHPRWGAEVARKARLEREIVNMILFHHERWDGEGYPHGLQGEQIPLEARIVATADVYDALTSDRPYQKAMTPARAASVMHSLAGTQLDPRLTELLLAELAREEKERRP, from the coding sequence ATGGCTGAAACCGTCTTGTTCGTCGACGATGAACCCAATGTGCGCGCCGCCATGCAGCGGCTCTTTGCCGAGAGCGATCTCAACGTGGCCCTTGCCGCGGACGGCCGTGAGGCCCTGAGCCTGATCTGCGCGCAACCGGTGGCGGTGGTGGTGGCCGATTATCGCATGCCCGGCATGAGCGGCACCGAACTGCTGGAGCGGGTGCGCGACCTCTCGCCCGAGACCGTGCGGGTGATGCTCACCGGCTATGCCGAGCTGCAAACCGCCCTGGATGCCATCAACCTGGGCGAGGTGTTTCGCTTTGTGCTCAAGCCCTGGGAAAACGAGCATCTGCGCGCGGTGGTCGAGGAAGCGCTGGCGCGCTACCGGCTGGTGCTGGCCCTGCGTGATGCCGATGAGAGCACCCTGCTGTCCCTGGCCCAGATGATCGAGCTTAAGGATGCCTACACCCGCGGCCATTGCGAGCGCGTCGCCGCCTATGCCCTGCGCATCGCCGCGGCCTTGAATTTCGATGCGCAGCGCACGGCGCACATCCGCCGGGGCAGTTGGCTGCACGACTGCGGCAAGGTCGGCGTGCCGGAGAGCATCCTCAACTTTCAAGGCCCCCTCAACAGCTACGATTTCAACGTGGTGCGCAATCATCCCCGCTGGGGCGCGGAGGTGGCGCGCAAGGCGCGGCTGGAGCGTGAGATCGTCAACATGATCCTCTTTCATCATGAACGCTGGGACGGCGAGGGATACCCCCACGGCCTGCAGGGCGAGCAGATCCCCCTGGAGGCACGCATCGTCGCCACGGCCGATGTTTATGACGCGCTGACCTCCGATCGTCCCTACCAAAAAGCCATGACGCCTGCTCGTGCCGCCAGCGTCATGCATTCCCTGGCCGGAACGCAGCTCGATCCGCGGCTCACGGAGTTGCTGCTGGCGGAGCTGGCGCGTGAGGAGAAGGAGCGGCGACCATGA
- a CDS encoding response regulator → MTKPSVKILCVDDEKNVLRALQRVFLDEDYEMLAALSGPEGLEILEREENIQVVISDYRMPEMTGVEFLQEVCRRRPDTVRIVLSGYADTAAVVDAINEGQIYKFIPKPWNDDELRVTIDNALERFFLQARNRELMAELSDSNEELRHLNENLEQMVGERTAELVFRNQVLVAAQNILHALPVAVIGIDCDDQVAYCNQWGCTLCDTVEGVSMGSDRHHTLPAALNAFIDVLRANGSHEDWVPVGDAVLHAKGAHLNFGEQQGIVVTLNRGETHG, encoded by the coding sequence ATGACCAAACCGTCGGTAAAGATCCTCTGCGTGGACGACGAGAAGAATGTATTGCGGGCCCTGCAACGGGTGTTTCTCGATGAGGACTACGAGATGCTCGCCGCGCTCTCCGGTCCCGAGGGACTGGAAATTCTGGAGCGCGAGGAAAACATCCAGGTGGTGATCTCAGATTACCGCATGCCGGAGATGACCGGGGTGGAATTTCTGCAGGAAGTCTGTCGCCGGCGTCCCGATACGGTGCGCATCGTGCTTTCGGGCTACGCCGATACGGCCGCCGTGGTCGACGCCATCAACGAGGGACAGATCTACAAATTCATTCCCAAGCCCTGGAACGACGACGAACTGCGCGTGACCATCGACAACGCCCTGGAGCGCTTTTTTCTCCAGGCGCGCAATCGCGAGTTGATGGCCGAGCTGAGCGATTCCAACGAGGAGCTGCGCCATCTCAACGAAAATCTCGAGCAGATGGTCGGCGAGCGCACCGCCGAGCTGGTGTTTCGCAACCAGGTTCTGGTCGCCGCGCAGAACATTTTGCATGCCCTGCCCGTGGCGGTGATCGGAATTGACTGCGATGACCAGGTGGCCTACTGCAACCAGTGGGGCTGCACCCTGTGCGACACCGTCGAGGGAGTGTCCATGGGCAGCGACCGCCATCACACCCTGCCCGCGGCGCTCAACGCCTTTATCGACGTTCTGCGTGCAAACGGCAGCCACGAAGACTGGGTGCCGGTGGGCGATGCGGTATTGCATGCCAAGGGCGCGCACCTGAACTTCGGTGAGCAGCAGGGGATTGTCGTGACCTTGAATCGGGGAGAAACCCATGGCTGA
- a CDS encoding GTP-binding protein, whose protein sequence is MIEFNRADNKMVLKLVYYGPALSGKTTNLLQLHELLRREGRGDLMVLDTRDDRTIYFDLLPFFLTAPSGLRIKIKVYTVPGQVRHDATRKAVLQRADGVAFIADSQLSETGNNVASFENLERNLALVGLDIATIPLVIQFNKRDLPGVVSEADIERVWRPTGIPIHLAAALNGEGVLETFSALADRTYTQLDEKWGLAAEHGLAREDFLRQLVVPG, encoded by the coding sequence GTGATCGAGTTCAACCGCGCGGACAACAAAATGGTGCTCAAGCTCGTCTACTACGGGCCGGCGCTCTCGGGCAAGACCACCAACCTGCTCCAGCTGCACGAATTGCTGAGGCGCGAGGGGCGTGGCGACCTGATGGTGCTCGACACCCGCGACGACCGCACCATCTACTTCGATTTGCTGCCGTTTTTCCTCACCGCCCCCAGCGGGCTGCGCATCAAGATCAAAGTGTACACGGTGCCGGGACAGGTACGCCATGATGCGACCCGCAAGGCGGTGTTGCAGCGCGCCGACGGCGTGGCGTTCATCGCCGATTCCCAGCTCTCAGAAACGGGCAACAACGTGGCGAGCTTTGAAAACCTGGAAAGAAATCTCGCCCTGGTGGGACTCGACATCGCCACCATCCCGTTGGTGATCCAGTTCAACAAGCGCGATCTGCCCGGCGTGGTCAGCGAGGCGGATATCGAGCGGGTCTGGCGGCCCACGGGCATTCCCATCCATCTGGCCGCGGCGCTCAACGGCGAGGGCGTGCTGGAAACTTTTTCCGCCCTGGCCGACCGGACCTATACGCAACTCGACGAAAAATGGGGCCTGGCGGCCGAGCACGGACTCGCGCGGGAAGATTTTCTGCGGCAACTGGTGGTGCCGGGCTAG
- a CDS encoding sensor histidine kinase, with product MANIECIEFLVGTERGLREVLGAAEVEPLLRAAVAAGADRALVAADGETLWQWPESRGFAQVDSVVAAEALPLILEGEPVGEVRLEAQEPREALRALTQMAAAALNSAIHANLKRMLTTEIHTQVVNQSYEELLAANRELRASEARYRELAENLEVRVRERTAELERAWACVLRREKMAAVGQLAAGMAHEINNPLGFILSNLNTLQKYVGRYVDMLEFFQHRIGACLSADLQEAVRQKWRELRIDFVTDDIAALLPECIVGAERVKAIIADLRGFAHIDAQENAPVAIDQALERTLAVMAAEIPADARIARQLASLPELLGNGALLCQAFMNLIRNALQARPQGLELEISGEHQGTEIALRFRDNGPGIAKELRSKVFEPFFTTREVGQGVGLGLTVVHDAAAAFGGRVEVREAPGGGAEFVLFLPQRGGGHG from the coding sequence ATGGCCAACATCGAATGTATCGAGTTTCTGGTCGGCACCGAACGAGGGCTTCGCGAGGTTCTCGGCGCAGCCGAGGTGGAGCCGTTGCTGCGCGCCGCCGTTGCGGCCGGCGCCGACCGCGCCTTGGTGGCGGCGGATGGTGAAACTTTGTGGCAATGGCCTGAGAGTCGGGGATTTGCCCAGGTTGACTCGGTGGTTGCGGCCGAAGCGCTGCCTCTGATTCTGGAAGGTGAGCCGGTCGGAGAGGTGCGCCTTGAGGCCCAGGAGCCGCGGGAGGCTCTGCGGGCCTTGACGCAAATGGCCGCGGCGGCTCTGAACAGCGCCATTCACGCCAACCTCAAGCGCATGTTGACCACCGAGATTCACACCCAGGTGGTCAATCAATCCTACGAGGAGCTGCTCGCCGCCAACCGCGAGTTGCGCGCCTCGGAGGCGCGCTATCGGGAGCTGGCGGAAAATCTGGAGGTGCGGGTGCGCGAACGCACGGCCGAACTCGAGCGGGCCTGGGCCTGCGTGCTGCGCCGGGAGAAAATGGCGGCGGTCGGGCAGTTGGCCGCCGGCATGGCTCATGAGATCAACAACCCCCTGGGCTTTATCCTGAGCAACCTCAACACCTTGCAGAAATATGTCGGGCGCTACGTGGACATGCTGGAATTTTTTCAGCATCGCATCGGTGCCTGCCTGAGCGCCGACCTGCAGGAGGCGGTGCGGCAGAAGTGGCGCGAACTGCGGATCGATTTCGTCACCGATGACATTGCGGCGCTGCTGCCCGAATGCATCGTGGGAGCCGAGCGGGTCAAAGCCATCATCGCCGATTTGCGCGGTTTCGCCCATATCGATGCCCAGGAGAATGCCCCGGTCGCCATTGACCAGGCCCTGGAGCGCACCTTGGCGGTCATGGCCGCGGAGATTCCCGCCGATGCGCGCATCGCCCGGCAGTTGGCGTCGCTTCCCGAACTGCTCGGCAACGGCGCCCTGCTTTGCCAGGCCTTCATGAATCTGATCCGCAATGCGCTCCAGGCGCGGCCGCAGGGCTTGGAACTTGAGATTTCTGGAGAACACCAGGGCACCGAGATTGCGTTGCGGTTCAGGGACAACGGTCCGGGAATTGCAAAAGAATTGCGTTCCAAGGTCTTCGAGCCGTTTTTCACCACCCGCGAGGTCGGCCAGGGCGTCGGCCTGGGGCTGACGGTGGTGCACGATGCGGCCGCGGCCTTTGGTGGTCGCGTCGAGGTACGCGAGGCGCCCGGCGGCGGCGCCGAGTTTGTTCTTTTTCTGCCGCAAAGAGGTGGCGGCCATGGCTAG
- a CDS encoding ATPase, T2SS/T4P/T4SS family: protein MARFAELFRNLGADGEAVGEAPEKPAESTPAEEPFTLLLVDDEPGVLRSLQRIFIDENYRILLAEDAARALDLLSANQVHLIISDHRMPGMTGAELLRQVKERWPQVIRIMLTGYADVQSIMGAVNEGAVFKFITKPWNDEDLRLTVSLGLQQYVLIRENRRLRELTRTQQEKLKNSTGLLSENRGILPTILEKAGLVTRQGFERAQRERHADEFITETLERLGLAKERQVARAVQQHLNLEMVDLREVAVAREVARFLPRDLCLRNRILPLRLEGNRLTLAMADPSDFYKCDNIAMMTGLKVHSQVALGSEIAHKLNEVWEQSGELADVLGDIPDIEPIDEVDIIIEEDEADVNVQELLDSTEIPPIIRIVNAIISEAVRYRASDIHIEPKTRCSIVRYRIDGILHSKIKIPADLHPATVSRVKIMARLDIAERRKPQDGRITVRAGTRLVDVRVSTMPTISGEKLVMRILDKHAAIRDLEELGLLREDCRRLQRVIRKPQGIFIATGPTGSGKTTLLYSVLKDMMQSTKNFETIEDPVEYFLEEANQVFVHDRIGLSFASVLRATMRQDPDVILVGEIRDLDTADVAFKAALTGHMVLTTLHTNNSIASITRLIDLGIKPYLIASALEGIVAQRLVRRICRHCRAPEEPDAEALDLLRISADYLKGRNLRGRGCPRCNNTGYAGRVGVFEIFTMNDEFRHFICESYREGELVEMARAGGMKLLIDDGIEKVRQGETTLEELLRVVGPQIRHERSCPHCERRIEARFPFCPYCGHFRQEICARCRLPQERDWLVCAFCGEKRTGAVEPETTSRFEKGSAP, encoded by the coding sequence ATGGCTAGGTTCGCGGAACTGTTTCGCAACTTGGGCGCTGACGGGGAGGCGGTGGGGGAAGCTCCGGAAAAGCCCGCCGAGAGCACCCCGGCGGAAGAGCCCTTCACGCTGCTGCTGGTCGATGACGAGCCGGGCGTGCTGCGCTCTTTGCAGCGCATCTTCATCGATGAAAACTATCGGATCCTGCTCGCCGAGGACGCCGCCCGCGCCCTCGATCTGCTCAGCGCCAACCAGGTCCATCTGATCATCAGCGATCATCGCATGCCCGGCATGACCGGGGCCGAGCTGCTGCGCCAGGTCAAGGAGCGCTGGCCGCAGGTGATCCGCATCATGCTCACCGGCTACGCCGACGTGCAATCCATCATGGGCGCGGTGAACGAGGGCGCGGTTTTCAAATTCATCACCAAGCCCTGGAACGATGAGGATCTGCGCCTGACGGTGAGCCTGGGGCTGCAGCAGTATGTGCTGATCCGCGAAAACCGCCGCCTGCGCGAACTGACGCGCACCCAGCAGGAAAAACTCAAAAACAGCACCGGGCTGCTGAGTGAAAATCGCGGCATTCTGCCGACCATCCTGGAAAAAGCCGGTCTGGTGACGCGCCAGGGCTTCGAGCGCGCCCAGCGCGAGCGCCACGCCGATGAATTCATCACCGAAACCCTCGAGCGACTCGGCCTGGCCAAGGAGCGCCAGGTTGCCAGGGCGGTGCAGCAGCACCTCAACCTGGAGATGGTCGATCTCAGGGAGGTCGCCGTGGCGCGTGAGGTGGCGCGCTTTCTGCCGCGCGATCTGTGTCTGCGCAATCGCATTCTGCCCCTGCGTCTGGAGGGCAACCGCTTGACCCTGGCCATGGCCGATCCGTCGGATTTCTACAAGTGCGACAACATCGCCATGATGACCGGCCTCAAGGTGCACAGCCAGGTGGCCCTGGGATCGGAGATCGCCCACAAGCTCAACGAAGTTTGGGAACAGAGTGGCGAATTGGCGGATGTCCTCGGTGATATTCCCGACATCGAGCCCATCGACGAGGTCGATATCATCATCGAGGAGGACGAGGCCGACGTCAACGTCCAGGAGTTGCTCGACTCGACGGAAATTCCGCCCATCATCCGCATCGTCAACGCCATCATCTCCGAGGCGGTGCGCTATCGCGCCAGCGACATCCACATCGAGCCCAAAACCCGTTGTAGCATCGTGCGCTACCGCATCGACGGCATTTTGCACAGCAAGATCAAGATTCCCGCCGACCTGCACCCGGCCACCGTGTCACGGGTCAAGATCATGGCGCGCCTCGACATCGCCGAGCGGCGCAAGCCGCAGGACGGTCGCATCACGGTGCGCGCGGGAACGCGCCTGGTGGATGTGCGTGTTTCGACCATGCCGACCATCAGCGGCGAAAAGCTGGTCATGCGCATCCTCGACAAGCATGCCGCCATCCGCGACCTCGAAGAGTTGGGGCTATTGAGGGAGGATTGTCGCCGCCTGCAGCGGGTGATTCGCAAGCCCCAGGGCATCTTCATCGCCACCGGACCCACCGGCAGCGGCAAGACCACTCTGCTCTATTCGGTGCTCAAGGACATGATGCAGAGCACCAAAAACTTCGAGACCATCGAGGATCCCGTCGAATATTTTCTCGAGGAAGCCAATCAGGTGTTCGTCCATGACCGTATCGGGCTGTCCTTCGCCTCGGTGTTGCGCGCCACCATGCGCCAGGATCCCGATGTCATCCTGGTGGGTGAAATCCGCGACCTGGACACCGCCGATGTGGCCTTCAAGGCGGCGCTCACCGGTCACATGGTGCTGACCACCCTGCACACCAACAATTCCATCGCCAGCATCACGCGCCTGATCGATCTGGGCATCAAGCCTTATCTGATCGCCTCGGCCCTGGAGGGAATCGTCGCCCAGCGCCTGGTGCGGCGCATCTGCCGTCACTGCCGGGCGCCCGAGGAGCCCGATGCCGAGGCCCTGGATCTGCTGCGCATATCCGCCGATTACCTCAAGGGGCGCAACCTGCGCGGCCGCGGCTGTCCCCGCTGCAACAATACCGGGTATGCCGGGCGCGTGGGGGTCTTCGAGATCTTCACCATGAACGATGAGTTTCGTCATTTCATCTGCGAGAGCTACCGGGAAGGCGAGCTGGTGGAGATGGCCCGTGCCGGCGGCATGAAGCTGCTCATCGACGACGGCATCGAGAAGGTGCGCCAGGGGGAGACGACCCTGGAGGAATTGCTGCGCGTGGTGGGTCCGCAGATTCGTCATGAGCGTTCCTGTCCGCACTGTGAGCGGCGCATCGAGGCGCGGTTTCCCTTTTGTCCCTACTGCGGACATTTTCGCCAGGAAATCTGCGCGCGCTGCCGGCTGCCCCAGGAACGGGACTGGCTGGTGTGCGCCTTTTGTGGGGAAAAACGCACCGGCGCGGTGGAGCCGGAGACAACCTCGCGGTTTGAGAAAGGGAGTGCGCCATGA